In a single window of the Leptospira barantonii genome:
- a CDS encoding LIC11755 family lipoprotein, with product MKLKAKIVPIVLTTIFFITFNFCHGKGNPSFLVPITGPGEFKLFYEPAFTVGPEIPKEIRKEWSETNVRIRTAPGIVCLFSGVVSVYGVSICFPDGNANTELELRNILKFWNTNLESRTEREFFDFSANGKASIRIQLNRDLLEDINEDWLVLSGSKELDRMLGKENFPPENRVGVLSENSYQRPHSTNAFTGFSVLATTGKLRILFSSSGITNSANTLVVEIPGDVSILSEFFLEIQKRNLEMASLCKNDLPSFSETFGGTESSIGRFIEIHNPFPHPICFRDFVVETGSGAQSLAKGPQFLIPGETILKTESGSPLPGTDLVAFPWGDLKKQGTWVLRSKDTTRSFENRERTFLEGERYYSSTGEYYSLCFDFFHSSALENLCMDPGFVFLDSTEALDRKKYDRTVGSQENLDKNFPACDADKIQIEEVNLTGLNLNGNLDEKQKFIDLEYSGTKECHPNFLSVESDGKEIPIWTRTKTLRPGKIFTLGKRDYLKEEILLSLSDLKDFEYNNSILLKDRAAKRTKILSEAVNLVPVLIGSDASVHSLLYKEGIRLPHPKTVSDSLSAEIQTTHFMNPGKRTFVDDSFLSRLAEISEISWMGSYDGTVSVSGDRFVEIESAIATSQIVEILSGSKSYRFLTFLHPGWNVFSIGKSVCFPKTDVWIVPELSLGTTGKIRLLSVNEKFQSDWVSWDSQGRMGISSTSQKIRRSASRVKTNSGVHVWKNSALSDLSERRPTCVGTEASPGFENRNLPFFYKEISNDLYSILNPRISLNANTSSSNQYSIHLYNYLPNILLSANVSPFLNVWSEIRSGILSSLNIRKEALNYLIPIGAEDLISVPGSSGILISGIYPNPTVSANEWFFICNRGAEAVDVRSLEIRDSSASDKLVEYSFRFGANLPEGWNVYNTSSIGWIFADRFLNPNECAYVLSPNFKNESVPFASSEFRKIYTIDKTTTIGNGIGKNEGLDLFQDIRGVTTHIHSYGNQFSPFPFALDANTDELILLKENRSGDSVSDYEIKKRGNL from the coding sequence ATGAAACTCAAAGCCAAGATCGTTCCGATCGTCCTTACTACGATTTTTTTCATCACATTCAATTTTTGTCATGGAAAAGGAAATCCGTCCTTTCTGGTTCCGATCACCGGCCCGGGAGAATTCAAACTATTCTACGAACCTGCTTTTACAGTCGGTCCCGAAATTCCGAAAGAAATTCGAAAAGAATGGAGCGAAACAAACGTTCGCATTCGGACCGCGCCCGGAATCGTTTGCCTATTCAGTGGAGTGGTTTCCGTCTACGGGGTTTCGATCTGCTTTCCGGATGGAAACGCGAACACAGAATTAGAATTACGGAATATTCTTAAATTCTGGAATACGAATTTAGAATCCAGAACGGAACGGGAGTTTTTCGATTTTTCCGCAAACGGAAAAGCCTCGATCCGAATCCAACTGAATCGGGATCTTTTGGAGGATATCAACGAGGATTGGCTCGTTCTTTCCGGATCGAAAGAATTGGATCGTATGCTCGGAAAAGAAAATTTTCCTCCGGAAAACCGAGTCGGTGTCCTTTCTGAAAATTCCTACCAAAGACCTCATTCCACAAATGCGTTTACCGGTTTCAGCGTTTTGGCGACGACGGGCAAACTTAGAATTCTATTTTCGTCATCGGGCATTACTAATTCTGCAAACACTTTGGTCGTTGAGATTCCGGGTGACGTATCGATTCTTTCCGAATTCTTTTTGGAAATTCAAAAGAGAAATTTAGAAATGGCGTCGCTTTGCAAAAACGATCTTCCGTCGTTCAGCGAAACATTCGGAGGAACCGAGTCTTCGATCGGAAGATTTATCGAAATTCATAATCCGTTCCCACATCCGATTTGTTTTCGGGACTTTGTTGTCGAAACGGGCTCGGGCGCTCAATCGCTTGCTAAGGGTCCGCAGTTTTTGATTCCGGGAGAAACGATTCTCAAAACGGAATCGGGAAGTCCGTTGCCCGGAACGGATCTCGTCGCTTTTCCTTGGGGGGATCTCAAAAAACAAGGAACCTGGGTTTTACGGAGCAAGGATACGACTCGTTCTTTTGAAAACCGGGAACGGACCTTTCTCGAAGGAGAACGATACTATTCTTCAACGGGAGAATACTATTCTCTTTGTTTTGACTTCTTCCATTCTTCGGCTTTGGAGAATCTTTGTATGGATCCGGGTTTTGTCTTCTTAGATTCGACGGAGGCCTTGGACCGAAAGAAATACGATCGAACCGTCGGATCGCAGGAGAATTTAGACAAAAATTTTCCCGCTTGCGACGCGGACAAGATTCAGATCGAGGAAGTAAATCTGACCGGACTGAACCTGAACGGAAATCTGGATGAAAAACAAAAGTTTATCGATTTGGAATATTCGGGAACCAAGGAATGTCATCCGAATTTTCTTTCCGTTGAAAGTGACGGAAAGGAGATTCCGATTTGGACTCGAACCAAAACGCTCAGACCCGGAAAAATTTTTACCTTGGGAAAACGAGATTATCTAAAAGAGGAAATCCTGCTTTCCCTTTCCGACTTAAAGGATTTTGAATATAACAATTCGATTCTTTTGAAGGACAGGGCGGCAAAAAGGACGAAGATACTTTCCGAAGCCGTAAATCTTGTTCCCGTTTTGATCGGGAGCGACGCTTCGGTTCATTCTCTTTTATACAAGGAAGGAATTCGTTTACCACATCCTAAAACCGTTTCGGATTCTTTGAGCGCCGAAATTCAAACGACTCATTTTATGAATCCGGGCAAACGAACGTTTGTCGATGATTCTTTTCTGTCACGGCTTGCAGAGATATCCGAAATCTCTTGGATGGGTTCGTATGACGGAACGGTTTCGGTGAGCGGAGACCGTTTTGTGGAAATCGAATCGGCAATCGCCACTTCACAAATTGTGGAAATTCTTTCAGGAAGTAAAAGCTATCGATTTTTAACTTTCTTACACCCGGGCTGGAATGTTTTTTCCATCGGTAAATCGGTTTGTTTTCCAAAGACCGATGTTTGGATCGTTCCCGAACTGAGTCTTGGTACTACAGGTAAGATTCGACTTCTTTCTGTGAATGAAAAATTTCAGAGCGATTGGGTGAGTTGGGACTCTCAGGGAAGAATGGGAATCAGTTCCACTTCTCAAAAAATTCGCAGATCCGCTTCCAGAGTGAAAACGAATTCGGGTGTGCACGTTTGGAAAAACAGCGCTCTTTCCGATTTATCCGAAAGAAGACCGACCTGTGTCGGCACGGAAGCGAGTCCCGGTTTTGAGAATCGAAACCTTCCTTTTTTCTATAAGGAAATTTCGAACGACTTATATTCTATCTTGAATCCGAGGATCAGCTTGAATGCGAACACTTCGAGTTCAAATCAGTATTCGATCCATCTTTACAACTATCTACCGAACATTCTGCTTTCCGCGAACGTTTCCCCGTTTCTAAACGTATGGAGCGAGATCCGATCCGGAATTTTAAGTTCTTTGAATATTCGAAAAGAAGCGTTGAATTACCTGATTCCGATCGGAGCAGAGGATTTGATTTCCGTTCCGGGTTCCTCCGGAATCTTAATTTCCGGAATTTATCCGAATCCAACGGTTTCCGCCAACGAATGGTTTTTTATATGCAATCGAGGTGCTGAAGCGGTGGACGTTCGAAGTTTGGAAATTCGAGACAGTTCCGCATCGGACAAGCTGGTCGAATACTCGTTTCGTTTTGGCGCCAATCTTCCCGAGGGTTGGAATGTTTACAATACGTCCTCGATCGGTTGGATTTTCGCGGATCGGTTTTTAAATCCGAACGAATGCGCTTATGTTCTTTCTCCGAATTTTAAAAACGAATCGGTTCCGTTTGCCTCGTCCGAGTTTCGAAAGATCTATACGATTGACAAAACGACGACGATCGGAAACGGAATCGGAAAGAACGAAGGTTTAGATCTGTTTCAAGACATTCGAGGTGTAACCACTCATATCCACAGTTATGGAAATCAATTTTCTCCGTTTCCATTCGCCTTGGACGCGAATACGGACGAACTGATTCTTTTGAAGGAGAATCGAAGCGGGGATTCCGTATCGGATTACGAAATCAAAAAAAGAGGGAATCTATGA
- a CDS encoding O-antigen ligase family protein, producing MGLSVSLSQGFLVLAFLFSLPASKTSGFWKEPVIVLGVLFFGWYLGDFLIHSFREESFRAYAKTAFNAELKDIFLFIGLILAWNLKKEEFPKVLKALHILFWILLVTGFISSFSPIRLSRLISDLYRVSANWKFTHPMGSIGGLSLYLPIGLMNTHLTFGGLLQFFFVVPVFLFLKSFFDKNFKKAFLQGIVLIVFLYVVFLNNARSSMLGAIFSSATAFLVLGIVRKELPSAKILLFVGGTLAFLLILGIGLSFTQAGQKITEPLFGKEKHTDSGRTFIWDSTFPLIEEHPITGVGPGNYNREIEKSRMEHSETHRELYYFYETTQRGHAHNDYFHLFAVFGFPAIVLFILFGTALYRKLITNKLPYEQTLYFFGLSGFFVSGLFQCYFQDDEVVILFWILCGLFLRFSKEEESTVAR from the coding sequence ATTGGTCTTTCCGTATCCCTCAGCCAAGGTTTCTTGGTGCTCGCATTTTTATTTTCCTTACCCGCTTCGAAAACTTCCGGTTTCTGGAAAGAACCGGTGATCGTCCTCGGAGTTTTATTCTTCGGTTGGTATCTAGGTGATTTTCTCATCCATTCTTTTCGCGAAGAAAGTTTTCGGGCCTACGCCAAAACGGCGTTTAACGCCGAACTCAAGGACATTTTTCTTTTCATCGGATTGATTCTCGCGTGGAACTTAAAAAAGGAAGAATTCCCAAAGGTCCTGAAAGCGCTTCATATTCTTTTTTGGATCCTGCTCGTAACCGGTTTTATCTCGAGCTTTTCTCCCATCCGACTTTCCAGATTGATCAGCGATTTGTATCGGGTTTCCGCAAATTGGAAGTTCACACATCCGATGGGAAGTATCGGAGGTTTGTCCTTATATCTTCCGATCGGGCTTATGAACACGCACCTTACCTTCGGCGGTTTGTTACAATTCTTCTTCGTTGTTCCCGTGTTTCTTTTTTTAAAATCATTCTTTGATAAGAATTTTAAAAAGGCGTTTCTCCAAGGAATCGTTCTGATCGTATTTCTTTACGTAGTCTTTTTAAACAACGCGCGCTCCTCTATGTTGGGAGCGATCTTTTCCTCTGCGACCGCCTTCCTTGTTTTGGGAATCGTTCGAAAGGAATTGCCATCCGCAAAAATTCTTCTCTTTGTTGGAGGAACGCTCGCGTTTCTTCTTATCCTCGGAATCGGACTTTCGTTTACACAGGCCGGACAAAAGATCACCGAACCCCTTTTCGGAAAAGAAAAGCATACCGATTCCGGAAGAACGTTTATCTGGGATTCCACATTTCCATTGATCGAAGAACATCCGATCACGGGTGTCGGTCCTGGAAATTACAATCGAGAAATCGAAAAGTCGAGAATGGAACATTCCGAAACACACAGAGAACTCTACTACTTTTACGAAACGACTCAAAGAGGACACGCGCACAACGATTACTTTCACCTTTTTGCCGTTTTCGGTTTTCCTGCGATTGTACTTTTTATTTTATTCGGGACCGCGTTGTATCGGAAACTGATTACGAACAAACTTCCCTATGAACAAACCTTGTATTTTTTCGGCTTATCCGGCTTTTTTGTTTCGGGTCTTTTTCAGTGTTACTTCCAAGACGACGAGGTCGTGATTCTTTTTTGGATTCTTTGCGGACTCTTTTTACGTTTTTCCAAAGAAGAAGAATCTACAGTCGCGCGGTAA
- a CDS encoding glycosyltransferase family 9 protein — protein MNLLVMRFSAMGDVALMAPAIIAIAAKYTNIQLTIVTRGNYAPFFYNIPNVNVVGFNLKRYRGIAGLYRLFKEINKLGPYEKIIDLHSSVRSRLISLLFSIRGIGVYRIVKGRKEKLRQIRQKRKILNPLPHTVDRYLRVFENAGYPASVRKGPWINVDPESKMFAKEFFESQNIQKKESLYIGFAPFAGHALKEWPREKSRNLLKLLLDEFPGVKIFLFGSKEESKILAEWSQGFEDSLKIVSGGKLGIRGELGIMEKMDIMIGMDSSNVHIAALLKRPVIGIYGTTHPYSGFAPFGQEDSGVLQIDNLPCRPCSIYGNTTCYRKDFACMEWIQPEDVIKRIRVVYNINTLF, from the coding sequence ATGAATCTATTAGTCATGAGGTTTTCGGCCATGGGAGACGTAGCTCTTATGGCGCCCGCAATCATAGCGATCGCGGCCAAATATACGAACATCCAACTTACGATCGTTACACGGGGAAACTACGCTCCTTTCTTTTACAATATTCCGAACGTAAACGTAGTCGGCTTTAACCTAAAACGTTACCGTGGAATCGCGGGCTTATACCGTCTTTTTAAGGAAATCAACAAACTCGGTCCGTATGAAAAGATCATCGATCTTCATTCTTCCGTTCGTTCCCGTTTGATCAGCTTGCTTTTTTCCATTCGAGGAATCGGTGTTTATCGAATCGTAAAGGGAAGAAAGGAAAAACTCAGACAAATCCGTCAGAAACGAAAAATTCTAAATCCCCTCCCGCATACCGTGGATCGTTATCTCAGGGTTTTTGAAAACGCGGGTTATCCGGCGTCCGTGAGAAAAGGACCTTGGATCAACGTCGATCCGGAATCCAAGATGTTCGCAAAAGAATTTTTCGAATCTCAGAATATTCAAAAAAAGGAAAGTCTTTATATCGGCTTTGCTCCGTTTGCCGGACACGCGCTCAAAGAATGGCCTCGTGAAAAAAGCAGAAACCTACTCAAACTTCTTTTGGATGAATTCCCGGGCGTTAAGATTTTCTTGTTCGGTTCCAAAGAGGAATCCAAGATTCTCGCGGAATGGAGCCAAGGTTTTGAAGATTCTTTAAAGATCGTTTCGGGTGGAAAACTCGGAATCCGAGGGGAACTCGGGATCATGGAAAAGATGGACATTATGATCGGAATGGATTCTTCGAACGTGCACATCGCCGCTCTTTTGAAAAGACCCGTGATCGGAATTTACGGAACCACACATCCCTATTCCGGCTTTGCTCCTTTCGGACAAGAGGATTCGGGGGTATTACAAATCGATAATTTACCCTGCAGACCTTGCAGTATCTACGGAAACACGACCTGTTATCGAAAAGACTTTGCTTGTATGGAATGGATTCAACCCGAAGACGTCATCAAAAGAATCCGGGTCGTTTACAATATCAATACTCTTTTTTGA
- a CDS encoding phospholipase D-like domain-containing protein, whose translation MRSILSSFCVRMPIVWILVCGSFCTNERDSKPFWLALTGFRNVETFFSYPGRYVPNLQKRNVREKVLRLIEDAKLSIDLWVYSFEDPEILDALIRANRRGVVIRIVADPEKEYPNEFVNLGMFRRWERSGLQHSKILMVDRKKVFLGSGNFTWYGLENDLNGYVSFELFDSEVEDFYSFLEEDPRITSLYIEPFEFYISPSKGRLIQNLLLRETDRAQFEIQYLIFDHFDSVLTSRLALADHKGVEVRGVYDSPVDAEGKYLAKVLKLPRSEILGDGNEETISSDSFGKGGLLHHKTMIADRKTLISGSYNFSVSARDNNREILFKTSDASVVDSYLKEWDRVRASAIPFRVDPFLQVEPNPQNQGSFYFGYAENSIPNGKEQIVCRIDSSKEDFLYLESGTAFWKSILEYSFSSGESCKNVSNFTATSSGFTGKKTNHPVKTQGFRKNGVARTKNGEILFSGNQSVGPNELDGFRTKPVHLFSPSYYSIQSGNVFFPEELSNVDSLHPSSILLYQKGNGPNPISWSQNGNYLSVTSNATEGIFFLEYESFYLSFCFHEYSKKGMEYAELIEEILSYRESELVPATHFESEKRPIQNRTDLGTYCYRY comes from the coding sequence ATGAGATCGATTCTGAGTTCGTTCTGCGTAAGAATGCCCATTGTTTGGATTCTGGTTTGTGGAAGTTTTTGTACGAACGAAAGGGATTCGAAACCTTTTTGGTTGGCTTTGACCGGGTTTCGAAACGTGGAAACATTCTTCTCTTATCCCGGAAGATATGTGCCTAATTTACAAAAACGGAATGTACGCGAAAAGGTTCTGCGTTTGATAGAGGACGCTAAACTTTCGATCGATCTTTGGGTATATTCTTTTGAAGATCCCGAAATTTTGGACGCATTGATTCGAGCCAATCGGCGCGGCGTTGTGATCCGAATCGTAGCCGATCCGGAGAAAGAATATCCAAACGAGTTTGTAAATCTGGGAATGTTTCGAAGATGGGAACGATCCGGTTTACAACATTCTAAAATACTGATGGTGGATCGAAAGAAAGTGTTTTTGGGTTCCGGAAATTTTACCTGGTATGGTCTTGAAAACGATTTGAACGGTTATGTTTCTTTCGAGTTATTCGATTCGGAAGTAGAGGATTTTTATTCTTTCTTGGAAGAGGATCCGAGAATTACGTCCTTGTATATAGAACCCTTCGAGTTTTATATCTCGCCTTCAAAGGGAAGGCTGATTCAAAATCTTCTTTTGAGGGAAACGGATAGGGCGCAGTTCGAAATTCAATATCTGATCTTTGATCATTTTGATTCCGTCTTAACATCGCGTTTGGCCTTAGCGGATCATAAGGGAGTGGAAGTGCGCGGCGTTTATGATTCTCCCGTGGACGCGGAGGGTAAATATCTTGCGAAAGTTTTGAAACTGCCTCGTTCTGAAATTTTAGGGGATGGAAACGAGGAAACGATTTCAAGCGATTCCTTTGGCAAAGGCGGTCTTTTGCATCACAAGACGATGATCGCGGATCGAAAGACTTTGATTTCCGGTTCGTATAATTTTTCAGTCAGTGCGAGGGACAACAATCGAGAAATTCTTTTTAAAACTTCGGACGCGTCCGTTGTAGATTCATATCTAAAAGAATGGGATCGAGTGCGTGCGAGCGCGATTCCTTTTAGAGTGGATCCGTTTTTACAAGTGGAACCGAATCCGCAAAATCAAGGTTCGTTTTACTTCGGTTATGCGGAAAATTCGATTCCGAACGGAAAGGAACAAATCGTTTGCAGAATCGATTCATCGAAGGAAGATTTTTTGTATTTAGAATCGGGAACCGCGTTTTGGAAATCCATTTTAGAATATTCTTTTTCAAGCGGAGAATCTTGTAAAAACGTTTCCAATTTTACCGCGACGAGCAGTGGGTTTACCGGAAAAAAAACGAATCATCCCGTTAAGACGCAAGGTTTTAGAAAGAATGGAGTTGCTCGGACAAAAAACGGAGAAATTTTGTTTTCCGGAAATCAAAGCGTCGGGCCGAATGAACTTGACGGTTTCCGAACAAAGCCGGTCCATTTATTCTCTCCTTCGTATTATTCGATCCAATCCGGAAACGTATTCTTTCCTGAAGAATTATCGAACGTCGATTCTTTACATCCGAGTTCGATTCTATTGTATCAAAAGGGAAACGGTCCCAATCCGATTTCTTGGAGTCAGAACGGAAATTATCTTTCCGTTACCTCGAATGCGACGGAAGGGATATTCTTTTTAGAATACGAATCTTTTTATCTGAGTTTTTGTTTTCATGAATATTCAAAAAAGGGAATGGAATACGCGGAGCTGATCGAAGAAATTCTTTCCTACCGGGAAAGTGAATTGGTTCCTGCGACGCATTTTGAATCCGAAAAAAGGCCGATTCAAAACAGAACGGATCTTGGGACTTACTGTTATCGTTATTGA
- a CDS encoding glycosyltransferase, which yields MRVLYFSDTFLPKVDGVAISMKNFADLLAKRGHSFMICCPRYGEGDFDQIGDSIRIERFRSGYLPSYPDIKVVLPSPSKIKRIIKEFEPDLVHIHTPGLLGLYGINATEKYGIPTIGTYHTLMSEQDMYLSFYRLLKLDKLFLRASKSEKKLKMKDLSKIEKFDKFNIRKKIILKISNNIYDRCDLIISPSHLIEKQLREFGIKTKIAVISNGLDLTSFKGTIKQLSAAPKLLHVGRISYEKNCDVILNAFKLIHDEIPDSTLTIIGDGPALPSLKIQAQNLGLENAVTFTGFIKREELPEEYPKYDLFLTASTMETQGLVILESVACGLPAVGVDSFAIPELIHDGRNGYIAKPFDVKGIAEKSVAILKDSALYEKFSKESLKISKGHEMMACVDKMEEVYKTVASVKNKKKRNTLINMLFSLPDPLDQFLRYFE from the coding sequence ATGAGAGTTCTTTATTTTTCCGATACCTTTCTCCCGAAGGTGGACGGTGTCGCGATTTCCATGAAAAATTTTGCGGATCTTCTGGCAAAAAGAGGACATTCTTTTATGATCTGTTGTCCTCGTTACGGCGAGGGTGACTTTGATCAAATCGGGGACTCGATTCGGATCGAAAGATTTCGAAGCGGTTATCTGCCGAGTTATCCGGATATCAAGGTGGTTCTTCCTTCGCCGTCAAAAATCAAAAGAATCATCAAGGAATTCGAACCGGATCTGGTTCACATTCATACGCCGGGTCTTCTCGGTCTTTACGGAATCAATGCGACTGAAAAATACGGGATTCCTACGATCGGAACCTATCACACCTTGATGTCCGAACAGGACATGTATCTCTCCTTTTACAGACTTTTAAAACTCGATAAACTTTTTTTAAGAGCGAGCAAATCCGAAAAAAAACTGAAGATGAAGGATCTGAGTAAGATCGAAAAATTCGATAAGTTTAATATTCGAAAAAAGATCATTCTTAAAATTTCGAACAATATCTACGACCGTTGCGATCTCATCATTTCTCCTTCACATCTCATCGAAAAACAACTTCGCGAGTTCGGTATAAAAACGAAAATTGCGGTGATCTCGAACGGGCTCGATCTGACCAGTTTTAAAGGAACGATCAAACAACTTTCCGCGGCGCCGAAACTCCTTCATGTGGGGAGAATCTCATACGAGAAAAATTGCGACGTCATCTTAAACGCTTTTAAACTCATTCACGATGAGATTCCGGATTCCACTTTGACCATTATCGGAGATGGACCGGCGCTCCCGTCCTTAAAGATACAAGCTCAGAATCTGGGTCTTGAAAACGCGGTAACCTTTACCGGATTTATCAAACGAGAAGAACTTCCGGAAGAATATCCTAAATACGATCTATTCTTAACCGCGTCTACGATGGAAACTCAAGGGCTTGTGATTTTAGAATCCGTAGCCTGCGGTTTACCTGCGGTTGGCGTGGATTCTTTTGCGATTCCGGAACTCATCCACGATGGTAGAAACGGATATATCGCAAAACCGTTCGACGTAAAAGGAATCGCGGAAAAGTCGGTTGCAATCTTAAAAGATTCGGCCCTTTACGAAAAGTTCTCTAAGGAATCGCTCAAGATCTCTAAAGGTCACGAAATGATGGCCTGTGTGGATAAGATGGAAGAGGTTTATAAAACCGTGGCGAGCGTTAAGAACAAAAAGAAACGAAATACTCTGATCAATATGCTCTTTTCTTTACCGGATCCTTTGGATCAGTTCTTAAGATATTTCGAATAA
- a CDS encoding LA_2168 family protein, whose translation MKRVFVYSVFLMCFSVSANEKSNGWTGVSWMGWGLGTNEKTQSFPQAKEKPQFQETRMNSSLFHGEVDHDFHSSRLNWKVQADLSVLPESKVSFFAGKNLFFEFKKENVSLYLGRVQEDIKTSSFRDWLDGSDGVVLKADFQKQGRVRVDLFDFYSGYSLFEKNFLKDTILNTKRIESDSAGEIEARNSFPKTFKNRYRGGVTYKFDLPYLETGFRFQYLNLQNWGRFSNDLGAETGTVSSGDRDYLIHSSLELNTKFSWFYGCFTGILARGQDKTGWNRVRNASTIPITGEAVLLTLGASRNFWKFEVFGFLPNRDKRSENAEVLELGFIGMGSSPSPVFSTNQSLVFFPSAWITDKGLEKQSSVQSGKRQSAWTGINLEYHQSLLHFRFYAASYFFLKDFEGNSGALTISRSGFRKESLKEAMVQALIYFPSETTRFKFSYLKVSLGGYWSDSETAKKEVFFQLGAGVIL comes from the coding sequence ATGAAGCGGGTCTTTGTATATTCCGTATTCTTAATGTGTTTTTCCGTATCGGCAAACGAAAAATCAAACGGGTGGACCGGAGTTTCTTGGATGGGTTGGGGTTTGGGAACGAACGAAAAAACTCAATCCTTTCCTCAAGCGAAGGAGAAACCTCAGTTTCAAGAAACCAGAATGAATTCTTCCTTGTTTCATGGAGAAGTCGATCACGACTTTCATTCGTCCCGTTTAAACTGGAAGGTTCAGGCGGATTTGAGTGTTCTGCCGGAATCCAAGGTTTCTTTTTTTGCGGGAAAGAATCTTTTCTTCGAATTCAAAAAGGAAAACGTCTCCCTCTATTTGGGAAGGGTTCAAGAAGACATAAAAACGTCTTCCTTTCGAGATTGGTTGGACGGAAGCGACGGAGTCGTTCTTAAGGCCGACTTTCAAAAACAAGGAAGAGTGAGAGTCGATCTTTTCGATTTTTATTCCGGTTATTCTTTGTTTGAGAAGAACTTCCTCAAAGATACGATCTTAAATACAAAGAGGATCGAGTCGGATTCGGCGGGGGAAATCGAAGCAAGAAATTCTTTCCCGAAAACATTCAAAAATCGTTATCGTGGAGGTGTAACATACAAATTCGATCTTCCTTATTTGGAGACAGGTTTTCGATTTCAGTATCTCAATCTTCAAAACTGGGGAAGATTTTCGAACGATCTCGGCGCTGAAACGGGAACGGTGAGTTCGGGCGATCGAGATTATTTGATTCATTCTTCTTTGGAGTTGAATACGAAGTTCTCATGGTTTTACGGGTGTTTCACCGGTATTTTGGCGAGAGGACAGGACAAAACCGGTTGGAATCGTGTTCGAAACGCATCGACCATTCCAATTACGGGAGAAGCCGTTTTACTTACGTTAGGCGCATCTCGGAATTTTTGGAAGTTCGAGGTCTTTGGATTTCTTCCGAACCGAGACAAACGAAGCGAGAATGCAGAAGTTCTGGAACTCGGTTTTATAGGAATGGGATCTTCTCCTTCTCCCGTTTTCAGCACGAACCAGAGTTTGGTTTTTTTTCCGTCCGCTTGGATCACGGATAAAGGTCTTGAAAAACAATCCTCGGTTCAAAGTGGAAAACGTCAATCCGCTTGGACGGGAATCAATTTAGAATATCATCAAAGTCTGTTACACTTTCGTTTCTACGCGGCCTCGTATTTTTTTCTCAAAGACTTCGAAGGAAATTCGGGGGCTCTTACGATTTCTCGGAGCGGATTTAGAAAGGAATCATTGAAAGAGGCGATGGTCCAGGCTCTGATTTATTTTCCTTCGGAGACTACAAGGTTTAAGTTTTCATATTTGAAAGTTTCCTTGGGCGGTTATTGGAGCGATTCGGAAACAGCGAAGAAAGAAGTTTTCTTTCAGTTGGGCGCGGGAGTCATTCTATGA